A window of Sutcliffiella cohnii contains these coding sequences:
- a CDS encoding prephenate dehydrogenase has translation MDGNVLVIGLGLIGGSIAASIKATYPSSVIFGFDVKEEQANLAKTLGVIDKVSNDYLVTAEKMDLIIVSVPVLQTKEVLQRLSKVSFSKEVIITDVGSTKEKIVQFSKQLFEASNVTYIGGHPMAGSHKSGVVAAKAHLFENAFYILTPDDSIGEDKVQLLKQWLQGTRAKFITLQPSEHDKVVGAISHFPHIIAASLVHQAEVLNEENNIVSNLAAGGFRDITRIASSNPVMWKDILIQNKEHLLQLFNNWEKEMTDIKEKLLRGDEEELVSFFESAKSFRDGLSVKQKGAIPSFYDLYVDIPDHPGVISEITGYLAKEKISITNIRIIETRTDIYGALRISFQSEEDRVKAQRCIQQHTSYETYLNV, from the coding sequence GTGGATGGTAATGTTTTAGTTATTGGGCTCGGTTTAATAGGCGGCTCTATAGCGGCTTCTATTAAAGCTACATATCCTTCATCCGTTATTTTTGGATTTGATGTAAAAGAAGAACAAGCAAACCTAGCTAAGACGCTTGGGGTAATAGATAAAGTAAGTAATGATTATTTAGTAACGGCAGAAAAAATGGACTTAATTATCGTATCGGTTCCTGTTTTACAAACAAAAGAAGTGTTACAACGTTTAAGTAAAGTTTCTTTTTCTAAAGAGGTAATTATTACAGATGTTGGAAGTACTAAAGAAAAAATTGTACAGTTTTCCAAACAGTTATTTGAAGCATCTAACGTAACTTATATAGGGGGGCATCCTATGGCTGGTTCCCATAAAAGTGGTGTTGTTGCTGCGAAGGCTCACTTGTTTGAAAATGCCTTCTATATTTTAACCCCAGATGATAGTATCGGTGAGGACAAAGTTCAATTGTTAAAACAATGGTTACAAGGTACAAGAGCAAAATTTATTACGTTGCAACCTTCTGAACACGATAAAGTGGTAGGTGCAATTAGTCACTTTCCACATATTATAGCGGCAAGTCTTGTCCACCAAGCTGAAGTGTTAAATGAAGAAAATAATATCGTGTCTAATTTAGCTGCTGGAGGATTCAGAGACATCACACGGATTGCCTCTAGTAATCCAGTAATGTGGAAAGATATACTTATTCAAAATAAAGAGCATTTGTTACAATTATTTAATAACTGGGAAAAAGAAATGACGGATATAAAAGAAAAATTGTTACGTGGGGATGAAGAAGAATTAGTATCATTTTTTGAGAGTGCGAAATCGTTTCGAGATGGTTTGTCAGTGAAACAAAAAGGAGCAATCCCTTCATTCTATGACTTATATGTTGATATTCCTGACCACCCAGGTGTGATATCAGAAATAACCGGTTATTTAGCGAAGGAAAAAATAAGTATTACGAATATCCGTATTATTGAAACACGAACAGACATTTATGGCGCATTGCGAATAAGTTTTCAATCAGAGGAAGATAGGGTTAAAGCACAACGATGCATTCAACAACATACTTCCTATGAAACGTATTTAAATGTATAA
- the hisC gene encoding histidinol-phosphate transaminase, whose translation MKLKQQLTSLKPYQPGKPIEEVKREYGLENIVKLASNENPYGCSPNVKTTLFEKLEKSATYPDGYAQQLRTVIANHLDVTEKQLMFGNGSDELIQIICRGLLAPGKNTVMATPTFTQYKHNAIIENAEIREVPLTEDGDHNLQQMLEQIDEKTAVVWLCNPNNPTGNYINEQQLIPFLEKVPSTTLVVADEAYYEYVTEDDYPNSVALLSRFSNLFITRTFSKAYGLASFRLGYGISSEEVIRALEPVREPFNVNSFAQAAGAASIEDSAFVQSCARKNKEALSTFYSFCEETGLKYYKSQGNFILIDFQRDGDEVFQYLLERGYIVRSGKALGFPTCVRITVGTPEQNEELFSLITQFLQENV comes from the coding sequence ATGAAGCTTAAACAACAGCTAACGTCATTAAAACCATATCAACCCGGTAAACCAATCGAAGAAGTAAAGAGGGAATATGGTTTAGAAAACATTGTAAAACTTGCATCTAATGAGAACCCATACGGTTGTTCTCCAAATGTAAAAACAACTTTATTTGAAAAATTAGAGAAAAGTGCTACATATCCTGATGGATATGCACAACAATTAAGAACGGTAATCGCAAATCATCTTGACGTTACTGAGAAACAGCTAATGTTTGGGAATGGTTCAGATGAACTTATTCAAATCATTTGCCGTGGACTGCTAGCACCTGGGAAGAATACGGTAATGGCAACTCCTACTTTTACTCAGTATAAACATAATGCTATTATCGAAAATGCAGAAATCCGTGAAGTACCGTTAACGGAAGATGGAGACCATAATCTTCAGCAAATGTTAGAACAAATAGATGAGAAAACAGCTGTTGTATGGTTATGTAATCCTAATAATCCAACAGGGAATTATATTAATGAACAACAGCTAATACCATTTTTAGAAAAAGTACCTTCCACTACGTTAGTAGTAGCGGATGAAGCGTACTATGAATACGTTACGGAAGATGATTATCCTAATTCCGTAGCCCTTCTTTCCCGTTTTTCTAATTTATTCATTACTAGAACATTCTCAAAAGCTTATGGATTAGCAAGTTTTCGCTTAGGTTATGGAATTAGTAGTGAAGAAGTCATACGAGCCTTAGAACCGGTGAGAGAACCGTTTAATGTTAATAGTTTTGCTCAAGCTGCTGGTGCTGCAAGTATTGAAGATTCTGCTTTCGTGCAATCTTGTGCTAGAAAAAACAAAGAAGCTTTAAGTACTTTTTATTCTTTCTGTGAAGAAACAGGGCTAAAGTATTACAAGTCACAAGGAAACTTCATTCTTATTGATTTCCAAAGAGATGGAGACGAAGTGTTTCAATATTTATTGGAACGAGGATACATTGTTCGTTCTGGAAAGGCGTTAGGATTCCCTACTTGTGTTCGTATCACAGTAGGTACACCGGAACAAAATGAGGAACTCTTTTCTCTTATAACTCAATTTCTTCAAGAAAATGTTTAA
- the trpA gene encoding tryptophan synthase subunit alpha yields MYGNRLPNHSKMFIPFIMAGDPTPQFTIDLALLLQEAGASVIELGVPYSDPLADGPIIQRSSQRALRGNMNLENAINLAGQMRKKGVKIPIILFTYFNPVLQLGYERFFALTDKNEVDGLLVPDLPFEESEIVRQRCQQNGLKYISLVAPTSNERIKLIANNAEGFLYCVSSLGVTGIRKELSPKVQQFLQDAMKESNIPVAVGFGISSAEQIKELLPHCNGIVIGSAIIELVEKQLSNISTNNDVALHFIQKQVQSMIAPIILER; encoded by the coding sequence ATGTACGGTAACAGATTACCTAATCATTCGAAAATGTTTATACCTTTTATAATGGCAGGTGATCCAACTCCACAATTCACGATAGATTTAGCGCTTTTACTTCAAGAGGCTGGTGCATCCGTAATAGAATTAGGGGTACCTTATTCCGACCCGCTTGCAGATGGACCTATTATTCAACGGTCCTCTCAAAGAGCGTTACGAGGAAATATGAATTTAGAAAATGCTATTAATTTAGCTGGGCAGATGAGAAAAAAAGGAGTAAAAATTCCGATTATTCTCTTTACGTACTTTAATCCTGTGTTACAATTAGGATATGAACGCTTTTTCGCTTTAACGGATAAAAATGAGGTAGATGGATTACTCGTTCCCGATTTACCATTCGAGGAGAGTGAAATAGTTCGACAGCGCTGCCAACAAAATGGACTAAAATATATATCTTTAGTTGCGCCAACATCTAATGAAAGAATAAAATTAATTGCAAATAATGCAGAAGGTTTCCTTTATTGTGTCTCTTCGTTAGGGGTTACAGGGATAAGAAAAGAACTTTCTCCAAAAGTTCAACAATTTCTTCAAGATGCAATGAAAGAAAGTAACATACCTGTAGCAGTTGGATTCGGAATTTCAAGTGCTGAACAAATAAAAGAACTTCTCCCGCATTGTAACGGGATAGTGATAGGTAGTGCCATTATTGAGTTAGTCGAAAAGCAATTAAGTAATATTTCAACTAATAACGACGTCGCACTCCATTTTATACAGAAACAAGTGCAATCCATGATTGCACCTATTATTTTAGAAAGGTAG
- the trpB gene encoding tryptophan synthase subunit beta has protein sequence MIPDYFGRYGQFGGKYVPETLMAPLEELEKGLQEAIQDEQFSQELLFHLNEFSGRPTALTFAKNITEELNGAKIYLKREDLNHTGAHKINNAIAQALLAKRLGKKKIIAETGAGQHGVAAATVAAKFGLECKVFMGEEDIRRQELNVFRMKLLGAEVVPVDSGSKTLKDATNEAIRYWVQHCEDHFYMIGSVVGPHPYPYMVREFQKIISEEAKGQFLEREGKLPTKVVACVGGGSNAIGMFYHFLQDVVELIGVEAGGKGIHTDNHAATLAKGSKGVIHGSLTYLLQDEYGQITEPYSISAGLDYPGIGPEHAYLHDTNRVKYVNVTDMEALEALSFLSKKEGILPALESSHALAFAFKAAKNMKSNESILVCLSGRGDKDVQTIMNTMEEQGYVR, from the coding sequence ATGATACCAGATTATTTTGGAAGATACGGCCAATTTGGTGGTAAGTATGTGCCTGAAACGTTAATGGCACCCCTAGAAGAATTAGAGAAAGGCTTACAGGAAGCAATACAAGATGAACAATTTTCTCAAGAACTTCTATTTCATTTAAACGAATTTTCGGGAAGACCGACAGCACTAACTTTTGCGAAAAACATAACAGAAGAACTTAATGGAGCAAAAATATATTTGAAAAGGGAAGACCTTAATCATACAGGTGCACATAAAATTAATAATGCTATCGCTCAAGCATTGTTAGCGAAAAGGTTAGGGAAAAAGAAAATAATAGCGGAAACAGGTGCGGGTCAACACGGTGTTGCGGCTGCTACCGTTGCTGCTAAATTTGGCCTTGAGTGTAAAGTTTTTATGGGTGAAGAGGATATAAGGAGACAAGAATTAAATGTATTTCGAATGAAATTGTTAGGAGCTGAAGTTGTTCCTGTGGATAGTGGCAGCAAAACTTTAAAAGATGCCACAAATGAAGCGATTAGATATTGGGTTCAGCATTGTGAGGACCACTTTTATATGATTGGTTCAGTTGTAGGACCACATCCTTATCCATACATGGTACGGGAATTTCAAAAAATAATTAGCGAAGAAGCGAAAGGACAGTTTCTTGAAAGAGAAGGGAAGTTGCCTACGAAAGTAGTTGCATGTGTAGGTGGTGGTAGTAATGCAATAGGGATGTTTTATCACTTCCTACAAGATGTAGTGGAATTAATAGGAGTAGAAGCTGGTGGAAAAGGCATTCATACAGACAATCATGCTGCAACGTTAGCTAAAGGGTCAAAGGGAGTTATCCACGGTTCTTTAACCTATTTACTTCAAGATGAATATGGCCAAATTACGGAACCTTATAGTATTTCAGCTGGTTTAGATTATCCGGGAATTGGACCAGAACATGCCTACTTACATGATACAAACCGTGTAAAATATGTTAATGTCACGGATATGGAAGCGCTAGAAGCACTTTCGTTTTTATCAAAAAAAGAAGGGATTCTCCCAGCATTAGAATCTTCCCACGCGCTGGCATTCGCCTTCAAAGCAGCGAAGAATATGAAAAGTAATGAATCAATACTAGTATGTCTATCTGGTAGAGGGGATAAGGATGTTCAAACTATAATGAATACGATGGAGGAACAAGGCTATGTACGGTAA
- a CDS encoding phosphoribosylanthranilate isomerase codes for MKNLLLKFCGTKSGEDLQIVSQSSASHIGFIFAESKRQVTVQQTLKWLSDVDITDKKLVGVFVNQSIEEIVSIVKSLNLSIIQLHGDESPGYIRKLKEKTLVEIWKVFHHKGDETVRKIEKYEKLIDAVLIDCKVGSQYGGTGKVFDWTYIPNYKEVTKRLFVPLIVAGGITVDNIEKLLLYEELDGIDLSSGIEVNFQKNKELIEKLESKVRG; via the coding sequence ATGAAAAATTTACTTTTAAAATTTTGTGGAACAAAAAGTGGTGAAGACCTCCAAATCGTATCGCAATCTTCTGCAAGTCATATAGGGTTTATATTTGCAGAAAGTAAGAGGCAAGTTACGGTCCAACAAACTTTGAAGTGGTTAAGTGATGTCGATATTACTGATAAAAAATTAGTTGGTGTTTTTGTCAATCAATCTATCGAAGAAATTGTAAGTATAGTAAAATCATTAAATCTATCAATTATCCAATTACACGGTGACGAATCACCAGGTTATATTCGGAAATTAAAAGAAAAGACCCTTGTGGAAATATGGAAAGTTTTTCACCATAAAGGGGATGAAACAGTTAGGAAAATAGAAAAATATGAAAAGTTGATTGACGCGGTTTTAATAGATTGTAAAGTGGGTTCGCAGTATGGAGGGACAGGAAAAGTGTTTGACTGGACGTATATTCCAAACTATAAGGAAGTAACAAAACGTCTTTTTGTCCCACTAATTGTTGCTGGTGGTATTACAGTTGATAACATTGAAAAACTTTTATTATATGAAGAACTGGACGGAATTGACCTTTCGAGCGGGATCGAAGTGAATTTTCAAAAAAACAAAGAGCTAATAGAAAAATTAGAAAGTAAGGTGAGAGGATGA
- the trpC gene encoding indole-3-glycerol phosphate synthase TrpC, whose amino-acid sequence MLAQIIEQKKKEVKTLTARPKQNVEKVSFYNALKNPNRSLAVIAEIKKASPSKGVIRDRFDPLEIAAQYEAVLVDAISVLTDETFFQGCHHDLSMVKQVTSVPILRKDFIIDPKQITESVEIGADAILLIAEVLEDKQLYQLYNEAYNHGLDVLVEVHSLSRLERLLQTFIPKIIGVNNRNLDTFETSLQTTVNLAKYIPEESLFVSESGIRSFDCIETIVNSGANAILVGETFMKEKNVKAAVTKLFKEHVV is encoded by the coding sequence ATGCTAGCGCAAATCATTGAGCAAAAAAAGAAAGAAGTTAAAACCTTAACTGCGAGACCGAAACAAAATGTTGAAAAGGTTTCCTTTTATAACGCACTAAAAAACCCGAACCGATCACTTGCGGTAATTGCAGAAATAAAAAAAGCTTCTCCGTCAAAAGGGGTCATAAGAGACAGATTCGATCCGCTAGAAATTGCAGCTCAATATGAAGCAGTTCTTGTAGATGCTATTTCCGTTTTAACGGATGAAACTTTTTTCCAAGGCTGCCATCATGATTTATCAATGGTGAAACAAGTTACAAGTGTTCCTATTTTGAGGAAAGACTTTATTATTGATCCAAAGCAAATTACGGAAAGTGTGGAAATAGGCGCGGATGCAATATTATTAATTGCGGAAGTGTTGGAAGATAAACAGTTATACCAATTATATAATGAAGCGTATAACCATGGTTTAGATGTGTTAGTCGAGGTTCATAGCTTATCTCGATTAGAGCGGTTATTACAAACATTTATACCTAAAATAATCGGAGTTAACAATCGGAATTTAGACACGTTTGAAACGAGCTTACAAACAACGGTAAATTTAGCGAAATATATACCGGAAGAATCTCTTTTTGTTAGTGAAAGCGGGATTCGTTCATTCGATTGTATTGAAACAATCGTAAATAGCGGTGCTAACGCCATACTTGTAGGGGAAACATTTATGAAAGAAAAAAATGTAAAAGCAGCCGTTACCAAACTGTTTAAGGAACACGTAGTATGA
- the trpD gene encoding anthranilate phosphoribosyltransferase has product MFQQYLQRVIDNKSLTEKEAEHAMSLIMDGNITASQIASFITVLRFRGETVEEMLGFTQAMRMKMKKIEFNHPNVIDTCGTGGDSASTFNISTAAAIVASSGGAKVAKHGNRAFTSKSGSADVLEQLQIPVQQTTEDVKAALQKKGMAFLFAPNYHEGMKHAVQPRKEIGFRTIFNILGPLANPVQCKNQVIGVFSKTYAEKMAQVLVELKATHVLLVCGEDGLDEFSITGKSHVLEVKNGQLHKFSVEPEEVGLRRHSLQDIQVRNSLESAQTIQQAFQLKSTEAVIDTIAYNAGAALYVANIAKSMIEGIYQAKQLLKNGDALRQLQLLKQERGQFHASANH; this is encoded by the coding sequence ATGTTTCAACAATATTTACAAAGAGTAATAGATAACAAGTCGTTAACTGAAAAGGAAGCAGAACATGCGATGTCACTTATTATGGATGGAAATATAACAGCTAGCCAAATAGCAAGTTTTATTACAGTGTTGCGTTTTCGGGGGGAAACAGTAGAAGAAATGCTAGGTTTCACACAGGCAATGAGAATGAAAATGAAAAAAATAGAATTTAATCATCCTAACGTAATAGATACATGTGGAACAGGAGGAGATAGTGCTTCCACTTTTAACATATCAACAGCTGCGGCGATTGTTGCTTCCAGTGGTGGTGCTAAAGTTGCGAAGCATGGAAACCGAGCGTTTACATCTAAAAGCGGTAGTGCCGATGTGTTAGAGCAATTGCAAATACCAGTACAGCAAACAACGGAGGATGTGAAAGCTGCTCTCCAAAAAAAAGGAATGGCCTTTTTATTTGCACCTAACTATCACGAAGGAATGAAGCATGCTGTCCAACCACGAAAAGAAATTGGTTTCCGAACGATATTTAACATATTAGGACCTTTAGCCAACCCAGTTCAATGTAAAAACCAAGTGATTGGAGTTTTCTCTAAAACTTATGCGGAAAAAATGGCACAAGTACTCGTCGAATTAAAGGCTACTCATGTTCTTTTAGTTTGTGGTGAGGACGGATTAGATGAGTTTTCTATAACAGGAAAGTCTCACGTACTTGAGGTTAAAAATGGTCAGCTCCACAAATTTTCGGTTGAACCTGAAGAAGTTGGGTTACGAAGACATAGTCTACAAGACATTCAAGTTCGCAATTCTTTAGAAAGTGCACAAACAATTCAGCAAGCTTTTCAGCTAAAGTCAACCGAAGCCGTTATTGATACGATTGCCTATAACGCTGGAGCTGCATTGTATGTTGCGAATATAGCAAAATCTATGATTGAAGGGATTTATCAAGCTAAGCAACTATTAAAAAATGGAGACGCATTAAGACAATTACAACTACTTAAACAGGAAAGGGGACAATTTCATGCTAGCGCAAATCATTGA
- the trpE gene encoding anthranilate synthase component I, whose protein sequence is MSSYNDFTSFLSASFKYDTIPIYQSFFLDTVTPIKAFQLFQEEATFLLESKDDSSTWNRYSFIGLHPFLSIEGRESLQIIGKENSILHDCKTIQEAFQCSLNMLKVAPLSMEIPFLGGAVGYISYDYITTLEKVSPHPKCQNENLVNLQFCETVIVLDHKTNMVTIIHYIRLKGLETKLEKEKMYQRGKAEINRCATQLNKRNEDEMFVSEESNEHFPIQFKSSYTKEKFIQHVEIVKNYIRQGDIFQCVLAQKFSVELDIDGFDVYRVLRNVNPSPYLFYIKLSDRELIGSSPERLVEVKDRILEIHPIAGTRRRGKTKEDDERMGSELLSDKKEQAEHVMLVDLARNDIGKVAKFGSVHVSEFKKLVYFSKVMHIISIVKGELEKTKSPLDALLATFPAGTVSGAPKVRAMQIIQELEPVERNTYAGAICYIGFDGNIDSCITIRTIEKKKDTFQIQAGAGIVADSIPELEWKETNNKARALLETLQIANQLFQKEKRG, encoded by the coding sequence ATGAGTAGCTACAATGATTTCACTTCTTTTTTATCAGCATCATTTAAATATGATACCATTCCGATTTATCAGTCTTTTTTTCTGGATACTGTAACACCTATAAAGGCATTTCAGCTGTTCCAAGAGGAAGCTACTTTTCTGTTAGAAAGTAAAGACGATTCCTCAACGTGGAATAGATATTCTTTTATCGGGCTACATCCATTTTTATCGATTGAAGGGAGAGAGTCTCTTCAAATAATTGGGAAAGAAAATAGCATTTTGCATGATTGCAAGACGATTCAAGAGGCATTTCAATGTTCTCTAAATATGTTAAAGGTTGCTCCGCTATCGATGGAAATCCCGTTTTTAGGGGGAGCAGTAGGCTATATTTCATATGACTATATAACAACATTAGAAAAAGTATCACCCCATCCAAAGTGTCAAAATGAAAACTTAGTTAACCTCCAATTTTGTGAAACAGTTATAGTATTAGACCATAAAACAAATATGGTTACGATCATTCATTACATTCGTTTAAAAGGATTGGAAACAAAACTAGAAAAGGAAAAAATGTATCAGAGAGGAAAAGCAGAAATTAACCGGTGTGCCACCCAGTTGAATAAAAGAAATGAAGATGAAATGTTTGTAAGTGAAGAATCGAATGAGCATTTCCCCATTCAGTTTAAATCTTCTTATACAAAAGAAAAATTTATACAGCATGTAGAAATAGTAAAAAACTATATCCGTCAAGGAGATATTTTTCAATGTGTTTTAGCTCAAAAATTTTCAGTTGAACTTGATATAGACGGTTTTGATGTTTATCGAGTATTACGAAATGTTAATCCTTCACCATATCTGTTTTATATTAAATTATCGGATCGAGAGTTAATTGGCAGCTCTCCAGAAAGACTAGTAGAAGTAAAGGATAGAATTTTAGAAATACATCCGATTGCTGGCACACGTAGAAGAGGAAAGACAAAAGAAGATGATGAACGAATGGGTAGTGAACTGCTTTCCGACAAAAAAGAGCAAGCAGAACATGTCATGTTAGTAGACCTAGCTAGAAATGATATTGGAAAGGTTGCAAAGTTTGGGAGTGTTCATGTTTCTGAATTTAAAAAACTTGTTTACTTCTCGAAAGTTATGCACATTATTTCAATCGTTAAAGGAGAGCTAGAAAAAACTAAATCCCCTTTAGATGCGTTGTTGGCTACTTTTCCGGCGGGGACTGTCTCTGGCGCTCCTAAGGTAAGAGCGATGCAAATAATTCAAGAACTAGAGCCTGTGGAAAGAAATACGTATGCAGGGGCAATATGTTACATCGGTTTTGACGGCAATATTGATTCTTGCATAACTATTCGGACAATCGAAAAGAAAAAAGATACTTTCCAAATACAAGCTGGTGCGGGGATTGTCGCTGATTCTATACCGGAGTTAGAGTGGAAAGAAACGAATAACAAAGCTAGAGCCTTATTAGAAACTTTACAAATAGCCAATCAACTATTTCAAAAAGAGAAAAGAGGGTGA
- the aroH gene encoding chorismate mutase: protein MIRGIRGATTINSNTENEIVEKTLQLVEKMIQQNEIKSEHVAQVIISVTDEITAAFPAKALRLLNGWEYVPVMCTREVPVPGSLPFCIRVMMTVNTKTAQKEINHIYLYEAKKLRPDLVKEN from the coding sequence TTGATTAGGGGAATAAGAGGAGCCACGACAATTAATAGCAATACCGAAAATGAAATAGTGGAGAAAACGTTACAGTTAGTTGAAAAAATGATTCAACAAAATGAGATAAAAAGTGAACACGTTGCACAAGTTATCATTTCTGTTACAGACGAAATTACAGCAGCATTTCCCGCCAAAGCATTACGATTGTTAAATGGATGGGAATATGTGCCGGTAATGTGTACACGAGAAGTGCCGGTGCCTGGTTCATTACCTTTTTGTATACGAGTTATGATGACCGTAAACACAAAAACGGCACAAAAAGAAATTAATCATATTTATTTGTACGAAGCAAAAAAGCTACGTCCAGATCTAGTGAAAGAAAATTAA
- the aroB gene encoding 3-dehydroquinate synthase produces MPNNSKVMKVQTETKTYSIYVEENASLRIKEVLHSFHKNVSKILIVTDSNVAPLYLEKVSNLVQEYNPIQYILPNGENAKSFEHFYELQTYALEMGLDRNSLIIALGGGVVGDIAGFVAATFMRGIRFIQMPTTLLAHDSAVGGKVAINHPLGKNMIGAFYQPEAVIYDTDFLKSLPESEIRSGFAEVLKHSVIRDSDFYNWIESNITELSQMEGSNLVKCIEKGISIKASIVSNDEKENGIRAILNFGHTVGHAIEKNCGYGKMTHGDAVAFGMLVAAKISERINGFANFSQLSDVISRFNYPSKIPTNISIEQILKSMKKDKKSQNGHIHMVLIKKFGEVYVQPVSDEIIRETLVYFLPE; encoded by the coding sequence ATGCCCAACAATTCTAAAGTAATGAAGGTTCAAACGGAAACGAAAACATATTCAATATACGTAGAAGAAAACGCGTCATTACGAATAAAAGAAGTACTGCATTCCTTTCATAAAAATGTTAGTAAAATACTGATCGTTACAGATTCCAATGTTGCCCCACTGTATTTAGAAAAGGTTAGTAACTTAGTACAGGAATATAATCCAATTCAATATATTTTGCCAAACGGAGAAAACGCAAAAAGCTTTGAACATTTTTATGAACTTCAAACTTACGCACTAGAGATGGGGCTTGATCGAAATTCTCTAATCATTGCTTTAGGTGGGGGAGTGGTTGGTGATATTGCAGGCTTCGTAGCGGCCACGTTTATGAGGGGAATTCGCTTTATTCAAATGCCAACAACACTTTTAGCTCATGATAGTGCTGTGGGCGGAAAAGTAGCTATAAACCATCCGCTTGGTAAAAATATGATAGGAGCCTTCTATCAACCAGAAGCGGTTATTTATGATACTGACTTTTTAAAAAGTCTTCCAGAGAGTGAAATTAGATCTGGTTTTGCGGAAGTTTTAAAGCATAGTGTTATCCGTGATAGTGATTTTTATAATTGGATAGAATCAAATATTACAGAGCTATCACAAATGGAAGGATCTAATTTAGTTAAGTGCATTGAAAAAGGAATTAGTATAAAGGCAAGCATCGTTTCAAATGATGAAAAAGAAAATGGAATTAGAGCAATATTAAACTTTGGACATACAGTTGGTCATGCGATAGAAAAAAATTGCGGGTATGGAAAAATGACGCATGGAGATGCTGTTGCATTCGGGATGCTAGTGGCTGCGAAAATTAGTGAAAGAATAAATGGCTTCGCAAATTTTAGTCAACTTTCTGACGTCATTAGCCGATTTAATTACCCAAGTAAAATTCCAACTAATATATCAATCGAACAAATTTTGAAATCGATGAAAAAAGATAAAAAATCACAAAACGGGCATATACATATGGTATTAATAAAAAAGTTTGGAGAAGTATATGTTCAACCAGTTTCGGATGAAATAATTCGTGAAACATTAGTATACTTTCTACCAGAATAA